In Phacochoerus africanus isolate WHEZ1 chromosome 1, ROS_Pafr_v1, whole genome shotgun sequence, the following are encoded in one genomic region:
- the FAM107A gene encoding actin-associated protein FAM107A isoform X4 produces MYSEIQRERADIGGLMARPEYREWNPELIKPKKLLNPVKASRSHQELHRELLMNHKRGLGVDSKPELQRVLEHRRRNQLIKKKKEELEAKRLQCPFEQELLRRQQRLNQLEKPPEKEEEHAPEFIKVRENLRRIATLTSEERVL; encoded by the exons ATGTACTCAGAGATCCAAAGAGAGCGGGCAGACATCGGAGGCCTGATGGCTCGGCCTGAGTACAGAGAGTGGAACCCAGAGCTCATCAAGCCCAAGAAGCTGCTGAACCCTGTGAAGGCCTCCCGGAGCCACCAGGAGCTGCACCGAGAGCTGCTCATGAACCACAAAAG GGGCCTGGGCGTGGACagcaagccagagctgcagcgtGTCCTGGAGCACCGTCGGCGGAACCAGCTCatcaagaagaagaaggaggagctAGAAGCCAAGCGGCTGCAGTGCCCCTTTGAGCAAGAGCTGCTGAGACGGCAACAGAGGCTGAACCAG CTGGAAAAACCACCGGAAAAGGAAGAGGAGCACGCCCCCGAATTTATTAAAGTCAGGGAAAACCTGCGGAGAATTGCCACCCTGACCAGTGAAGAGAGGGTGCTGTAG